In Populus nigra chromosome 1, ddPopNigr1.1, whole genome shotgun sequence, one genomic interval encodes:
- the LOC133676983 gene encoding trihelix transcription factor ENAP1-like isoform X2: MEDLIESSSVTPSTAPHSRSLPIREDCWSEEATSTLVDAWGRRYLELNRGNLRQKDWQDVADTVNALHGHTKKTHRTDVQCKNRIDTIKKKYKIEKSRVVSSNGTLTSSWPFFERLDALIGSNFNSSIKKPPSPSLSPSPPVALPLHPSYRRTPPVSSTPPPQPAALAVALPQKRTLPVDDGGYFRRNYSAMAAAAAAQESDSEEEEEEEEEEFEAGERESVEEDGEGEGIKRLARAVERFGEVYERMESEKLKQMVDLEKQRMKFAKDLEMERMRIFTETQIQLEKIKKGGEGLFCCKIGVS, encoded by the exons ATGGAAGATCTGATCGAATCATCTTCTGTTACTCCGTCAACCGCACCACACTCTCGTTCATTGCCCATCCGTGAAGATTGTTGGAGTGAAGAAGCTACCTCTACTCTTGTTGATGCTTGGGGACGCCGTTATCTTGAACTTAACAGAGGTAATCTCCGTCAGAAGGACTGGCAAGATGTTGCTGATACCGTCAACGCTCTTCACGGCCATACCAAGAAAACGCACCGTACTGATGTCCAGTGCAAGAACCGGATCGACACCATCAAGAAGAAATACAAGATCGAGAAATCTCGTGTCGTTTCCTCCAACGGTACCCTCACGTCGTCTTGGCCCTTTTTTGAACGCCTTGACGCTTTGATTGGATCtaattttaattcatctatTAAGAAACCGCCCTCTCCGTCCCTCTCCCCGTCTCCTCCCGTGGCTCTCCCGCTGCATCCCTCTTACCGGAGGACTCCTCCGGTTAGTTCTACTCCGCCGCCGCAGCCAGCGGCCCTGGCGGTGGCGTTGCCACAGAAGAGGACTTTGCCGGTGGATGATGGTGGTTATTTTAGGAGGAATTATTCGGCAATGGCAGCGGCAGCGGCAGCACAAGAGTCAGATagcgaggaggaggaggaggaggaggaggaggagtttGAGgcaggggagagagagagcgtAGAGGAGGATGGGGAGGGGGAAGGGATTAAGAGATTGGCACGTGCGGTAGAGAGATTTGGGGAGGTTTATGAGAGGATGGAGAGCGAGAAGTTGAAGCAAATGGTGGATTTGGAAAAGCAAAGGATGAAGTTTGCTAAGGATTTGGAAATGGAAAGGATGAGGATCTTCACCGAGACGCAGATTCAGCTTGAGAAGATCAAGAAGG GGGGGGAGGGGCTGTTTTGTTGTAAAATTGGAGTTTCTTGA
- the LOC133676983 gene encoding trihelix transcription factor ENAP1-like isoform X1, producing the protein MEDLIESSSVTPSTAPHSRSLPIREDCWSEEATSTLVDAWGRRYLELNRGNLRQKDWQDVADTVNALHGHTKKTHRTDVQCKNRIDTIKKKYKIEKSRVVSSNGTLTSSWPFFERLDALIGSNFNSSIKKPPSPSLSPSPPVALPLHPSYRRTPPVSSTPPPQPAALAVALPQKRTLPVDDGGYFRRNYSAMAAAAAAQESDSEEEEEEEEEEFEAGERESVEEDGEGEGIKRLARAVERFGEVYERMESEKLKQMVDLEKQRMKFAKDLEMERMRIFTETQIQLEKIKKDYNVKQMAMLLGDLLQNSSGKRYGVNCWRILEMGSCSALVRRAQFCFYPPMKIRYQYQII; encoded by the exons ATGGAAGATCTGATCGAATCATCTTCTGTTACTCCGTCAACCGCACCACACTCTCGTTCATTGCCCATCCGTGAAGATTGTTGGAGTGAAGAAGCTACCTCTACTCTTGTTGATGCTTGGGGACGCCGTTATCTTGAACTTAACAGAGGTAATCTCCGTCAGAAGGACTGGCAAGATGTTGCTGATACCGTCAACGCTCTTCACGGCCATACCAAGAAAACGCACCGTACTGATGTCCAGTGCAAGAACCGGATCGACACCATCAAGAAGAAATACAAGATCGAGAAATCTCGTGTCGTTTCCTCCAACGGTACCCTCACGTCGTCTTGGCCCTTTTTTGAACGCCTTGACGCTTTGATTGGATCtaattttaattcatctatTAAGAAACCGCCCTCTCCGTCCCTCTCCCCGTCTCCTCCCGTGGCTCTCCCGCTGCATCCCTCTTACCGGAGGACTCCTCCGGTTAGTTCTACTCCGCCGCCGCAGCCAGCGGCCCTGGCGGTGGCGTTGCCACAGAAGAGGACTTTGCCGGTGGATGATGGTGGTTATTTTAGGAGGAATTATTCGGCAATGGCAGCGGCAGCGGCAGCACAAGAGTCAGATagcgaggaggaggaggaggaggaggaggaggagtttGAGgcaggggagagagagagcgtAGAGGAGGATGGGGAGGGGGAAGGGATTAAGAGATTGGCACGTGCGGTAGAGAGATTTGGGGAGGTTTATGAGAGGATGGAGAGCGAGAAGTTGAAGCAAATGGTGGATTTGGAAAAGCAAAGGATGAAGTTTGCTAAGGATTTGGAAATGGAAAGGATGAGGATCTTCACCGAGACGCAGATTCAGCTTGAGAAGATCAAGAAGG ATTATAATGTGAAGCAGATGGCAATGTTACTTGGTGACCTTCTGCAAAATAGCTCAGGGAAACGATATGGAGTCAACTGTTGGAGGATACTAGAGATGGGTTCCTGTTCGGCTTTGGTTAGAAGGGCCCAGTTTTGTTTCTATCCTCCAATGAAGATAAGGTACCAGTACCAGATTATTTAA